Below is a genomic region from Salvelinus fontinalis isolate EN_2023a chromosome 2, ASM2944872v1, whole genome shotgun sequence.
TAGCTGGGCCCTCTGCTGGGCCTCCTGCAGGGCGGGCTCCTGTGGGGGCAGCTTCAGAACAGATCTCAGCTGCTGGAAGCCCTGCTCCAGGTACAGGTTGCCTGGTGGCCCCGCGTGCAGCCAGCTGTCCTCCTCTGGATCAGGCAGggtggcagagagaggaggaaagggaaggagaggactGTTAGGGATCAGTTCACAACATCCTCATCTGATACATAAATACATACTGAGAGTCTTCCAGTGACTTGAATACGGAGTCTGAATGACTGCACTGAATCAAACAGAACACCAAAGGGGcaaactaccctgaactacactcCCCTTGGAACCACTTCACTTCCTGGTAAAAAGTAATGAACTACCAGACCCTCAAACCACCAGGCTCACCTTGGCGTAGTGGCTCTCGTCCTTTGAAGGCCAGGGGCATGACGAGGAAGCGAGCCTCGGCCACGCACTCCCACAGCCTCAGCACCTTGACTGTCCAGGCCCCGGGGCGGAGCGGCCGCTGCAGCGGGGGCTTGTACTGCGTGTACTCTGCGTCCACATCCACACTGATGTCATAAGACGCCGCCACCGTCTGGGCGGGGTCGATCCACACAATGGTGGCAGTGAGGTTGGGCCCCCGAACCCACTTCTGTACCGCCACCGGCTCGTCCAGCGGCCCGATCACACCGCCGAAGTTCCGGAAGATTCTCTCCTTGGGGTCCCACTCTGTGCCCACCTGAGGGGGAAACATAAGCACAGACATTTCACATCAATGTGGTAGGGCAGTCTTGCATCCTTGTTGTACTATTGGTATTCTAACTTGCTCAGTTGTATCCAACATCTAGtctacagtatgtactggtatTTCGTCATCAAACTAGGTCCACAAACTTGTTCACCCGTAGTCTCAGCCCTTGTCATACACCACTATCTAAACTGCAACAGCCTTGactgcacacaatacccatagCAATACAGATAGACATATGTATCTCAGctcccacccacctccaggtTCTTGAGCCTCTCAAACTCCCTGAGGTTGTTCTCCAGCTGCATGGTGGCCTGAGGCACGGCCCACACCTCCACCGTTTCCCTGACCCTTGACCCCACCTTCTGCACCTCCTGACGGACCAAGTAGCCCTGGAAACGCTCGTCGTAGAAATACAGATGCACCGACACCGGGTAGCCTATTGGCTCATATCTGCACAAAAGGAGGAAGAGATATTTGAATAGACAATATGTGATAGTCAAATGAATTGAGATATCTTTTTAGTGTGTACATCAATAATTAAACCCAGACTTAAGTTGTCCTTCTTTTGAAGAAATCAATCTATTGAGTCTCAACTAGTCCAAGTAATAGTAAAATCTTCCACTCTGAATCTATCATTTGGAAGAATTGTAGTATTCAGGGCAGGGCCTCACCTGCAGGTCTCCAGGCTGGTCTGGCTGCTATCCAGGCTCCTGAGGCCCAGGCGGAAGAAGGAAGAGTAGGCCGTGAGGGCCACGTCACTGAGGGAGCCCACACCGTCCGCCCGCTCAAACAGGCTCTCCCAGTAGGCCTTGATGGCCACTGTCCCTGGGGCGTAGTGTCCATACAGGTGGGTGTCCAGGATGTCCATAGCCTCTTGGTTCACCGTGGACTCAAACTTTCGGGCAAAGAACGTGGGCCGGGTCAGTTGCTGTGGGGGAATAAACACATGAGAATCAAGGTTAAATACTACACTTGTTGGCTGAGGAGGAGTGCAGCAGATAAGGACACTCAATTTGAACTCTCATGATAGGTACAACAGTGCCCTCTGCTGGCTGGCTGACCTGTATCCTGACGAGGTCCTGTGGTTTGAAGTCATTGGGAGAGCAGCCGCACCAGTCCACTATGTGTTTGTACTGGCACTTACAACCCAGCTTCCTGTTCCAGTTGGTAACACGCAGGTTGTTGTCCACCAGAGAGTCACACATGTGACTGTTCCCCAGCACTGTGTGGAAGAAGGACTGGAACAAAGAGGGATTATATTAATATTTCAAACACCGGGATGTGACATTACTGGAAATAGAATTGCAACATttcaccatctccacagagaatcCTGAACAATGAAGACAATCCAGACATGTTTCAAAACATAAAATCAATACTTTTGACTCGTGTAAAACATTCAATATTAAGATATGACCTCAACCAACCCACTTTAACTGGCAGCTAAACTCTGTGACCCCCTCTTCAGTCTAGCACCTCTACTGCCCAGAGAGGCTGTGACTTAAGCAGTCACATTGTCATCTTCACCATTGTCATTTTCCCTGTCCATTACCTCAGCGGGGAGCAGGGCGTAGGTGTAGAACTGTTTCAGGCCCGCCACCAGCTCATCCTGAGAGTTGATGACATACTCTACGAAGCGCCTGGTGAGGGAGAACCAGTCAGAGCCCCCAGACACCTCCAGGCCCTCTGGGATGGTCCGCTCACCCAGCCGCCACATGTGGTTGTCACACTCATGGAACAGCCGGTCCAGACCCTGTTTCTTTATGAACCTGGAGGTCATAGGCAGTGTttgtttcaacaacaacaactatgACAGAAGATATTCATCAACAACCTATTCTTCCGTATCTGTTTTGTCCAATCATAAATATGCATGCCTTTGCATAATATAATGTATTCTGATTGAGCTGATCAGCCtggctctcccacacacacagctacCAGACGGCCACTTCAGTCTAGAGTTTTAAACTGATAGCTAAAACTAGGAAGGATGAAATTACTCAAATTGGTAATTTTAGTAATAGTTAAAGCTATTTTAGTCAAAAGACTAAATCTAAAATAGCTGCCAAAATTAACACAGCATATGGaagaacagtgattaagagttatTCATTTATCTAACCACTACTTTACAAAGCAAGTTCATTGCCAACCTGTTGCCTTGTTTCCTAACTTCAGCAATAATAACTGATCTTAAATAGTTTGTCAGAGAGCTGTCCTTGACTATATGGGGAAAAAACATCAAACAGAAGCTTTACATCATAATCATCATTCCTTTCATTTTCCCTTCAAACATCTTAGTCCTGTCCTCCAATATGAAAGCTTAACCATTACATCATACTGAGTGAAGCTAAGCTCGATGAGAAGAGCAGTGGAGGAAAATCTCATCCAATGTGAGCCGTGTCAGACACTAACAGTGAGAGCCAAGTGTGTCAAACAGACTGACGAGGCTGTGAGTCAGAGGTTTCCTAACTAAGCTCCCTACCTCGCGTTCTCCCGCCCATGTGACTTGAGGAAGTTCTGGTCTCTGTGCTGTGACAGAAAAGCCACCAGTTCATCGTTGGTCCTGCCGGAAGGCGATAGGCCGTGGAGAAGACAGAAAGAAAGGAGTGAATGAAAGAAGAGAGGATTAGGTTGGGAATAAAACGCTGACTGGAGCGTGGCGCGAGGAGCAGAGAAGGGGGGACGATGACTTTCCATGGGTGGAATTAGCCACTGACGGCAGGATTTGGGAGGCAGCGGCGGCTCCTCCGTGTGCATTTATTCCCCCTTTTAAACCCTGGGATGGTTCAGGAGGATTGGCCACTGCTCTGGAAGCAGCTCAGAAGGACCTCAGAAATCCACCCCAGAACTGATTGACAAGAAAGAGGCAATttagcagtctgtctctgtgcATCAGTGACCAAAACAGTCCATGACAGCATGGGCTTTCACCTAGAAGGATCCGTGTCTCTCCTTTATCTTGTAGCTATAGGAGTCAAAGTCACTGCAGGTCAACAGAATAATTTTATCAAAAATCGCAGAGTGAAGTGAAACCAAAAAGCTCCAGCACAGATGAAAAACTACAAATCCAGAGCATGTTTCTTCTAAACAGACTGAGTTGTGTGGTAGGAGGAATACAGTCTTCATCACACATATGTCAATTAACCATCATAAACATTAAACAATAGTTTCAAAGCCCATCATATGACAGTGGTGTTGTGGTCACTGACCTGGTGGGGAAGTCAGTGGCACTGAGGTTGATGAAGAAGTCCCAATTCCAGTCCAGCATGGAGAGCAGGTCCTGCATGCTGCGCAGGTAGGCCTTCAGCAGGCTGGCACCGCCCCAGATGGTCACCATGCGCCAGGGCGTGGCACGCACATTGGGGTACTGCTGGGCGATCTGCTGCACCTCCCGATGCAGGTAGTTGGAACGCTGGGGGGGGTTAGGAGACAGAACGTTTACATGCACAGTAATAATctgatattaaactgattatggcagttgGCAGATTATGCATTAGTCACGTAAACACCTTACTTATCGGCATaaggtcaaaatcaaagtaagcATACACCGATTAAAACACCAGGTTTTCTGATCAATCTttcaaattattaggacatgtaaacaccttaagGTAACAATCTGCCTACTGACATAATCAGTTTCATATTGAaatattagtgtgcatgtaaacatactcatTAAATCAAAAAAATGCACGTGCATAGAAATCTCCTGGTATGAAATAGCTGTAGGTTCTTCTGGCAGCAGGACATGAAGAAAGAATAAGAAGAACTCAGCTAAGAGGCTACTTCCAAACCGTAAAGAAGAGGATTAAGCATTCAGAGGGAACGATGGACGGGTGAGGACTGCAGCAGGGTTGGTGACAACAGGCCCGAGAGATCAGATTCTTGCATTGAGAAGAGGAGCAAGTAGAAAGTATTGTGACAGGGCCCAGCTCCAggctaacacagggagagagtggCCTGCTCTGCtggtacagagacagagagacagagagcgagaggagggctGCCTGGTGGAAGgactccagaacagcctgacctGCTTTCCATCCTGTCCCATCCCTCAAGGCGCCTGCCTACTCGTCCCAGTGAGAGGAGCGATAAGGTGGTGGGCCTTTAGCGTCTAGTGTAGTCTCGACAGTGGGAGCCCATTGACTCCTCATTTATCAGTGCTTTCCCTTCCCTTCTGCAGTCTTAAACTGTTGCTCTGAGCTCTATGGCTCTGCAGCTGTGTAGACAGCCACCTCTTAAAGCTCCCACAGTAACCAGACAAACCCCTCTATCCTGTCTAATCCTCCAAACACTTCCTTACTTGAGGGTTATTTTAGACTCTACTACACACGAAAAACAGTGACCTTATCAAGCATGCATAAGTCAGCGACACCCTCCAGGTTAGAGTTCCTGCCAGCATATGAGAACCAGAGAAGCAATTCCACATATCATGGCGTCCTCATAAGCTAACAAGGAACGTGCGGAGTACGATAAAGCATAAGCTTAATCTTACCCCCTCTGTATCTCCTTTGTGTG
It encodes:
- the LOC129825520 gene encoding xylosyltransferase 2-like, translated to MVASVRVQKLLRRYKLAIAAALTILLIQGLVVWSLRSLEEGEAERKTRRSKLPDHNSQDPKREAVAWERQNALSGRSGAQWNSRLERTGATAASALRRGTKRRGKHTIRVKVPLGQGLAVDGVPPHDPSSSRNFTDSRGGGEGAARLPPPAMPGEPGSVEGAPQAPSSDFLPKCDIMGKDALSALHRTGSRQCRQEIANIVCQHQAGQLMPRALPQFCPLHGFSSPVQTADELDNNLSKVENPVRVAFVLVVHGRAIRQLKRLIKAIYHRDHFYYIHVDKRSNYLHREVQQIAQQYPNVRATPWRMVTIWGGASLLKAYLRSMQDLLSMLDWNWDFFINLSATDFPTRTNDELVAFLSQHRDQNFLKSHGRENARFIKKQGLDRLFHECDNHMWRLGERTIPEGLEVSGGSDWFSLTRRFVEYVINSQDELVAGLKQFYTYALLPAESFFHTVLGNSHMCDSLVDNNLRVTNWNRKLGCKCQYKHIVDWCGCSPNDFKPQDLVRIQQLTRPTFFARKFESTVNQEAMDILDTHLYGHYAPGTVAIKAYWESLFERADGVGSLSDVALTAYSSFFRLGLRSLDSSQTSLETCRYEPIGYPVSVHLYFYDERFQGYLVRQEVQKVGSRVRETVEVWAVPQATMQLENNLREFERLKNLEVGTEWDPKERIFRNFGGVIGPLDEPVAVQKWVRGPNLTATIVWIDPAQTVAASYDISVDVDAEYTQYKPPLQRPLRPGAWTVKVLRLWECVAEARFLVMPLAFKGREPLRQEEDSWLHAGPPGNLYLEQGFQQLRSVLKLPPQEPALQEAQQRAQLVGKPLEAWVDRTVGAFWVTGDLCSTLPSPGPCPSLGPCTKSTWSSLAPDPKSELGPVKGDGRIR